CAGCACATCACCCAGCTTTCTATGAGCAAGAGCATACTCAGGCTTAATTTGAACAGATTGTTGGTAGTTTTCTGCAGCTTCCTCTAGCTTTCCTTGTTGTTGCAGTGTTTCCCCTAGTTCAAAATATGCTTCGTAGTCATCGGGTGCCCGTTTAATAATTTCCCGGAAAATTTTTGCTGCTTCTTCGTAGTTCCCAGCATCTTGCGCCAAGTTTCCTTGCCCGTGGAGTTCGTCAACGCTCTGCGCTACCACTGCTACCGGCGAAGCAGCTACCAAACAAACACCTACAATCCAAGGGATAGACCAACGAAACATATACTTTGAATCCTATTGGAACTCATCTCTTTTCCTAGAATACCTCAGTCGCACTGTTGGTAACGGCAAAATTCCGAGCAAGACCAACTAGACGCAAAACATCATTCCTGCAAAATGCCCCATTCTTGTAGCTGGTTCCATACAAGCTCGATGCGATAGGCCAAACCCACACCGCCAGTTGCTACCGTGGGACCTAAAGATGGCGAAGGCTCGTCTGGATTGGTAGCTACAGTCGTCGTATCGCGAATCTGTGCCATCAAGCCAATGACTTGTTCGCCGTCGCTGGTGACAATAGGACCGCCAGAATTTCCCTGTGCTAGGGTGGCATCAACGGTAAGCATGGGATTGTTAGGACTGTAATTGGTAACTTCACCGCTAACTACATTCCAAGCGCCCTCAACATTATAAGGATGTCCGACAATCACAACATCCGTGAGACGAGCCACGCGACCTGTTTGGATGTCCAAAGGTTGGATATCTTCGGGAATGTCCGTGACTTTCAAAACAGCTAAGTCTAGGTCGGAATTGGCCTCGCTAGCTTTGACAATGGTGGCTGGGTAGCGAGGACGGCGGTGTTCCGGTAGTTCGCTGAAAAATTCTACCTCAATTTTATCGCTAAGGCGGGAAGTCTTGTCTCCAGTAAGTACGTGGCGATT
Above is a window of Geitlerinema sp. PCC 9228 DNA encoding:
- a CDS encoding tetratricopeptide repeat protein yields the protein LWDQEKLEEAIEKYQKALQLNPEFFYAYNGWGSVLLDQGKLEEAIANYRQALQINPDFAVAYNNLGYALQQQGKLQEAIEKYKRALEIDPNYTTAQNNLDEAQRLLAQRRDSRDPIIDDTQYVPSSDQEPLVDVLRSTAKILAQIPQGNSIATGWVIKREGDTAWLITNRHVLTGDKTSRLSDKIEVEFFSELPEHRRPRYPATIVKASEANSDLDLAVLKVTDIPEDIQPLDIQTGRVARLTDVVIVGHPYNVEGAWNVVSGEVTNYSPNNPMLTVDATLAQGNSGGPIVTSDGEQVIGLMAQIRDTTTVATNPDEPSPSLGPTVATGGVGLAYRIELVWNQLQEWGILQE